A part of Acidimicrobiales bacterium genomic DNA contains:
- a CDS encoding Ppx/GppA phosphatase family protein, translating into MRIAALDLGSNSFHLLVCEARLDGSFSPLAREKEMLRLGDQVARTGRIGRESTARAVEVIARFKAIAEANHADETIALGTAAIREAEDGVAFVNRVRAETGVEIEVVDGVVEARLIFTAIRSSVLIEPAPALAADLGGGSLEVMVGDQGALMYAASLRLGVGRLTAELVSTDPPSRRDRRRLEERVRGELAPVLAEARELKPRMLIGSSGTFSDLAKMAVAERGGGEPASLNQVTVARAELLALERAIFGADAEARAKLPGGDQKRAELLPAGIIVLNHLMEETGLGELTISDWALREGVVLNAIGGHDRAELADDPRALRRASVLSLCRRSNWRQPHARQVAAIAVALFDVTAQLHRLPPEDRELLELAALLHDIGEHVSRVDHDRHTAYLIEHGGLRGFTPEEVRMLSLIGRFHVRGTPRPHSAGNGALTEDERQRVLGLTALLRVADSLDASHAGSVGAIRLEKERAGTVTLRIAAKGDAELEQWAFRRKRGLFEKSFGRRVEAVFDRQGREDFEAAELVPGYS; encoded by the coding sequence GTGCGGATCGCGGCGCTCGATCTCGGCAGCAATTCCTTCCACCTCCTCGTCTGCGAGGCGCGCCTCGACGGGAGCTTCAGCCCGCTCGCCCGCGAGAAGGAGATGCTCCGTCTCGGCGACCAGGTCGCCCGCACGGGGAGGATCGGACGCGAGTCGACGGCGCGCGCCGTCGAGGTGATCGCGCGCTTCAAGGCGATCGCGGAGGCCAACCACGCCGACGAGACGATCGCGCTCGGCACCGCCGCGATCCGCGAGGCCGAGGACGGCGTCGCCTTCGTGAATCGCGTGCGCGCCGAGACCGGCGTCGAGATCGAGGTTGTCGACGGGGTGGTCGAGGCGCGGCTGATCTTCACCGCGATCCGCTCGAGCGTGCTCATCGAGCCCGCCCCCGCGCTCGCCGCCGACCTCGGCGGCGGCAGCCTCGAGGTGATGGTCGGCGACCAGGGGGCGCTCATGTACGCGGCCAGCCTCCGCCTCGGCGTCGGCCGCCTCACCGCCGAGCTCGTGAGCACCGACCCGCCCTCGCGCCGTGACCGCCGGCGCCTCGAGGAGCGGGTGCGCGGCGAGCTCGCCCCGGTCCTCGCCGAGGCGCGTGAGCTGAAGCCGCGCATGCTGATCGGCTCGTCGGGGACCTTCTCTGACCTCGCGAAGATGGCGGTCGCGGAACGCGGCGGGGGTGAGCCGGCGAGCCTCAACCAGGTGACCGTGGCCCGCGCCGAGCTGCTCGCCCTCGAGCGGGCGATCTTCGGCGCGGACGCGGAGGCGCGCGCCAAGCTGCCGGGCGGCGACCAGAAGCGCGCCGAGCTGCTCCCCGCGGGGATCATCGTCCTCAACCACCTGATGGAGGAGACCGGCCTCGGCGAGCTGACGATCAGCGACTGGGCGCTGCGCGAAGGGGTGGTGCTGAACGCGATCGGCGGTCACGACCGCGCCGAGCTCGCCGACGACCCGCGCGCGCTGCGGCGCGCCTCGGTGCTCTCGCTCTGCCGCCGCTCCAACTGGCGCCAGCCGCACGCCCGCCAGGTGGCGGCGATCGCGGTCGCCCTCTTCGACGTCACCGCGCAGCTGCACCGCCTGCCCCCCGAAGACCGGGAGCTCCTCGAGCTCGCCGCGCTGCTGCACGACATCGGCGAACACGTGAGCCGCGTCGACCACGACCGCCACACCGCCTACCTGATCGAGCACGGGGGGCTGCGCGGCTTCACCCCCGAGGAGGTGCGGATGCTCTCGCTGATCGGCCGCTTCCACGTGCGCGGCACCCCCCGCCCGCACAGCGCCGGCAATGGGGCGCTCACCGAGGACGAGCGCCAGCGGGTGCTCGGGCTGACGGCGCTGCTGCGCGTCGCCGACAGCCTCGACGCCTCGCACGCAGGCTCGGTCGGCGCGATCCGCCTCGAGAAGGAGCGCGCCGGGACGGTGACGCTGCGCATCGCCGCGAAGGGCGACGCCGAGCTCGAGCAGTGGGCCTTCCGCCGCAAGCGGGGGTTGTTCGAGAAGAGCTTCGGCCGCCGCGTCGAGGCGGTGTTCGACCGCCAGGGCCGCGAGGACTTCGAGGCCGCGGAGCTCGTCCCCGGCTACTCCTGA
- a CDS encoding AI-2E family transporter — MPPALRRPSFVRRPRPASERSLERLVVRISIQVLLSSIGILVLVLLAWRLRLLLLLIAASLFVAALINPFVHVLMRRGLGRTSSTFVVYLVLVVVAAALGFVLVAPVYGSAVHFASDLPNLVRQAQQGRGPVGHLVTRLHLANYVDQHAAAFKSFITRLGKPALSVGKTVFSGIASVVTIAFVSFFIVLEVPKMVNGALRFLREEDAEEFRRISTMMSRQVTGFMLGDLATSVIAGLVVFVALRITGVPFASVLAIWVALVDFLPLVGGLLAGVPTVGVAFLHSVPAGIVTVIVFLVYQQIENHVLYPIVISRTVQLNPLAVLLAVLIGAEVGGILGSTFGAICGAIFAVPVAGSIQVGGGELLKARLGDPGEAKGQQ; from the coding sequence ATGCCACCGGCCCTGCGACGCCCGTCCTTTGTCCGCCGGCCGCGGCCGGCGAGCGAGCGGAGCCTCGAGCGGCTGGTGGTGCGGATCTCGATCCAGGTGCTGCTCAGCTCGATCGGGATCCTCGTCCTCGTGCTGCTCGCCTGGCGCCTCCGCCTCCTCCTGCTCCTCATCGCGGCCTCGCTCTTCGTCGCCGCGCTGATCAACCCCTTCGTCCACGTGCTGATGCGGCGTGGCCTCGGGCGCACCTCCTCGACCTTCGTCGTCTACCTCGTGCTCGTCGTGGTCGCCGCCGCGCTCGGCTTCGTGCTCGTCGCACCGGTCTACGGCTCGGCCGTGCATTTCGCCTCGGACTTGCCGAACCTCGTCCGCCAGGCCCAGCAGGGCCGCGGCCCGGTCGGCCACCTCGTCACCCGCCTGCACCTCGCGAACTACGTGGACCAGCACGCGGCGGCGTTCAAGTCGTTCATCACCCGCCTCGGAAAGCCCGCGCTCTCGGTCGGCAAGACCGTTTTCTCGGGGATCGCGAGCGTGGTGACGATCGCCTTCGTCTCGTTCTTCATCGTCCTCGAGGTCCCGAAGATGGTGAACGGCGCGCTGCGCTTCCTGCGCGAGGAGGACGCGGAGGAGTTCCGCCGCATCTCGACGATGATGAGCCGCCAGGTGACCGGCTTCATGCTCGGCGACCTCGCCACCTCGGTGATCGCCGGCCTCGTCGTGTTCGTCGCGCTGCGCATCACCGGCGTCCCCTTCGCCTCGGTGCTTGCGATCTGGGTCGCCCTCGTCGACTTCCTCCCGCTCGTCGGCGGCCTGCTCGCGGGGGTGCCGACGGTCGGGGTGGCCTTTTTGCACTCTGTGCCGGCGGGGATCGTGACGGTGATCGTCTTCCTCGTCTACCAGCAGATCGAGAACCACGTCCTCTACCCGATCGTGATCAGCCGCACCGTGCAGCTGAACCCGCTCGCCGTGCTGCTCGCGGTGCTGATCGGCGCTGAGGTCGGCGGAATCCTCGGCTCCACCTTCGGCGCGATCTGCGGGGCGATCTTCGCCGTCCCCGTCGCCGGCTCGATCCAGGTCGGCGGCGGGGAGCTGCTGAAGGCGCGCCTCGGTGACCCCGGGGAAGCAAAGGGCCAGCAGTAG
- a CDS encoding polyprenol monophosphomannose synthase yields the protein MRVLVVLPTFNEAANIERMLREVRKHLPDASILVVDDSSPDGTAEIAERAGGELGAIEVLVRPEKNGLGPAYRAGFAWGLERDYDGFVEMDSDFSHDPAALPLLVAAFEGGAELVIGSRYVPGGSIPDWSLRRRLLSRFGNRYAKALLGLRVEDSTAGFRVYAASLLRRIPLDEVRADGYGFQIEMTYRARRAGAPITEVPIRFVDRVEGESKMSMSTVTEALALVTVWGLRRLVGSGPHGARPAAARGR from the coding sequence ATGCGCGTGCTCGTCGTTCTGCCGACGTTCAACGAAGCGGCGAACATCGAGAGGATGCTGCGCGAGGTCCGCAAGCACCTCCCGGACGCCTCGATCCTCGTCGTCGACGACTCGAGCCCGGACGGCACCGCCGAGATCGCAGAGCGTGCCGGCGGCGAGCTCGGCGCGATCGAGGTCCTCGTCCGCCCCGAGAAGAACGGCCTCGGCCCTGCCTACCGCGCCGGCTTCGCCTGGGGGCTCGAGCGCGACTACGACGGCTTTGTCGAGATGGACTCCGACTTCAGCCACGACCCCGCTGCCCTCCCCTTGCTCGTCGCTGCCTTTGAGGGTGGTGCCGAGCTCGTCATCGGCTCGCGCTACGTGCCCGGGGGCTCGATCCCGGACTGGTCGCTCCGCCGCCGCCTGCTCAGCCGCTTCGGCAACCGCTACGCGAAGGCGCTCCTCGGCCTGCGAGTCGAGGACTCGACGGCCGGTTTCCGCGTCTACGCGGCGTCGCTGCTCCGCCGCATCCCCCTCGACGAGGTGCGCGCCGACGGCTACGGCTTCCAGATCGAGATGACTTACCGGGCGCGGCGCGCCGGCGCGCCGATCACCGAGGTGCCGATCCGCTTCGTCGACCGCGTCGAGGGCGAGTCGAAGATGTCGATGTCCACCGTCACCGAGGCGCTCGCCCTCGTCACGGTGTGGGGACTGCGCCGCCTCGTCGGCTCCGGCCCGCACGGCGCCCGCCCCGCCGCGGCCAGGGGGCGCTGA
- a CDS encoding ABC transporter substrate-binding protein, producing MTLALQAASPLDAGGSVAGHVRQATGIAVTGAFDLPTLDVSQPTASVAANFPIFDLIYGTLFTVGAGGVIQPALALGYKLSRDHRSVTLFLRPHLTFQDGTPLDARAVAWNINRDRLATAGPSCRVPLADLEGVATLSPVKVVLVFRHPYAPIISSLATGCPGMMASPTAVSSEGEQQFGDAPVGAGPYRLLQYGQPYSVTVVRWAAYWDARRTHASTISFRNSTDPSTSIGGIESGGTQLYVDPGLGSLAFARLDPHYLKVVALAATSFVAFLPDVRTAPFDNEQARKAVAYALDARSINSQVFDGLERPSASIFGTGDSNYLGTSIPGAPAYDAPQAVEAVQGLGGLSFSYGLSGVRFSPLGTRAVASEVAAALSAQFSAVGIHATVGGIASGPGASGQSPASYAGLVLQYGGFSDDGIYAAQFFQSDGAFAHFRDPHLDALVAQANRSFSATTRTALFRRAMSYVDANAYVIPMYTLPRYYIAARYLAGIPRGTPVLYLANAYLK from the coding sequence TTGACCCTCGCGCTCCAAGCGGCGTCGCCGTTGGACGCGGGAGGGAGTGTCGCTGGTCATGTGCGACAAGCGACGGGAATTGCGGTCACGGGGGCCTTCGACCTTCCAACCCTTGACGTCTCGCAACCGACTGCATCCGTCGCCGCGAACTTCCCCATTTTCGACCTCATCTACGGGACCCTCTTCACTGTCGGGGCCGGCGGCGTCATCCAGCCGGCTCTCGCCCTCGGGTACAAGCTGAGTCGAGATCACAGGAGTGTCACGCTCTTTCTCCGGCCGCACCTGACCTTTCAGGACGGCACCCCTCTCGACGCACGAGCGGTGGCATGGAACATCAATCGCGACCGACTGGCCACGGCCGGTCCTTCTTGTCGAGTCCCGCTCGCCGATCTCGAAGGCGTGGCGACGCTGTCCCCCGTGAAGGTCGTGTTGGTGTTTCGGCACCCGTACGCGCCGATCATCTCCTCGCTCGCCACCGGGTGTCCGGGAATGATGGCTTCGCCTACCGCCGTCAGCTCCGAAGGGGAGCAGCAGTTCGGCGATGCGCCCGTCGGCGCCGGCCCGTATCGGCTCTTGCAGTACGGACAGCCGTATTCCGTCACCGTTGTCCGCTGGGCGGCGTACTGGGATGCGCGCCGCACGCACGCGAGCACGATTTCCTTTCGGAACTCGACCGACCCGAGCACCTCGATCGGCGGGATCGAGTCCGGAGGCACGCAGCTCTACGTGGACCCCGGCCTCGGCAGCTTGGCCTTCGCAAGGTTGGACCCCCACTATCTGAAGGTCGTGGCCCTGGCTGCGACGAGTTTTGTCGCCTTCCTCCCCGACGTGAGGACCGCGCCGTTTGACAACGAGCAAGCCCGCAAGGCCGTCGCGTACGCGCTCGACGCGAGATCGATCAACAGCCAGGTCTTCGACGGGCTCGAGCGGCCGTCGGCGTCGATTTTCGGGACCGGGGACAGCAATTACCTCGGCACGAGCATTCCTGGAGCACCGGCGTACGATGCGCCCCAGGCAGTGGAGGCCGTGCAGGGCCTCGGTGGCCTGAGCTTTTCGTACGGCCTTTCGGGGGTCCGCTTCTCGCCGCTTGGCACTCGCGCGGTCGCATCGGAGGTCGCCGCCGCGCTGAGCGCACAGTTCTCGGCGGTGGGGATCCACGCGACCGTCGGTGGCATTGCGTCGGGCCCGGGTGCATCGGGGCAATCCCCTGCTTCTTACGCCGGACTTGTCCTGCAGTACGGCGGCTTTTCTGATGACGGCATCTACGCGGCGCAATTCTTCCAATCCGACGGCGCGTTCGCGCACTTTCGCGATCCTCACTTGGATGCACTCGTGGCGCAGGCAAATCGGTCGTTCAGCGCCACAACGAGGACGGCGCTCTTCCGGCGTGCGATGTCGTATGTGGATGCGAACGCGTATGTGATTCCGATGTACACCCTCCCGAGGTACTACATCGCCGCGCGTTATCTCGCGGGAATCCCGCGGGGCACACCGGTGCTGTATCTCGCGAACGCGTATCTGAAATGA
- a CDS encoding lysylphosphatidylglycerol synthase transmembrane domain-containing protein → MSGAFGAEAQPPQPKRKLRDQIPAGVRIPVILFITALVVEYLVVPKFIIASRNFNSLEHLDPIWLTAGVLVEAGALFAYSVLTKVLLPADGPGVSVLWRIDLAGLAIAHVVPGGTAGSATLGYRLLTSHGVRGEDAGFAMATQGMGSAVVLNVLLWFALVVSIPFAGVHPVYVLAALVGTFVLLAFAAIVFFFTRGEERAVRLVRGLGAKVPRVTPDGLERIVRHIGGALRALASDHDRLIAALRWATVNWLLDAASLWCFLAALHVYLNPVYVLVAWGVGNVLAALPFTPSGLGVVETLVPLLLVSFGAVAKTATLAVIGWRLVNFWAPIPVGAGAYLSLRAERGTRREALRQMAAESRDRTVEFDPDAPQREDDQE, encoded by the coding sequence GTGAGCGGCGCTTTCGGCGCCGAGGCGCAGCCGCCGCAGCCGAAGCGCAAGCTCCGCGACCAGATCCCCGCCGGCGTGCGCATCCCGGTGATCCTCTTCATCACCGCGCTCGTCGTCGAGTACCTCGTCGTCCCGAAGTTCATCATCGCCAGCCGCAACTTCAACAGCCTCGAGCACCTCGACCCGATCTGGCTCACCGCCGGCGTGCTCGTCGAGGCGGGAGCGCTCTTCGCCTACTCGGTGCTCACCAAGGTCCTGCTCCCCGCCGACGGGCCCGGGGTCTCGGTGCTCTGGCGGATCGACCTCGCCGGCCTCGCGATCGCGCACGTCGTGCCGGGCGGGACGGCCGGCTCGGCGACCCTCGGCTACCGGCTGCTCACCTCGCACGGGGTGCGCGGCGAGGACGCCGGCTTCGCGATGGCGACGCAGGGCATGGGCTCGGCGGTCGTGCTGAACGTGCTGCTCTGGTTCGCGCTCGTGGTCTCGATCCCCTTTGCCGGGGTGCACCCCGTCTACGTGCTCGCCGCCCTCGTCGGCACCTTCGTATTGCTCGCCTTCGCGGCGATCGTCTTCTTCTTCACCCGCGGCGAGGAGCGGGCGGTGCGCCTCGTGCGCGGGCTCGGGGCCAAGGTGCCGCGAGTCACCCCCGACGGCCTCGAGCGCATCGTCCGCCACATCGGCGGGGCGCTCCGGGCCCTCGCGAGCGACCACGACCGGCTGATCGCCGCACTGCGCTGGGCGACGGTGAACTGGCTCCTCGACGCGGCCTCGCTGTGGTGCTTCCTCGCCGCGCTCCACGTCTACCTGAACCCCGTCTACGTCCTCGTCGCCTGGGGGGTGGGCAACGTCCTCGCCGCGCTCCCCTTCACCCCGTCCGGCCTCGGGGTGGTGGAGACCCTCGTCCCGCTGCTGCTCGTGAGCTTCGGCGCCGTCGCGAAGACGGCGACCCTCGCCGTTATCGGCTGGCGGCTCGTGAACTTCTGGGCGCCGATCCCCGTCGGCGCCGGCGCCTACCTGTCGCTGCGCGCCGAGCGGGGGACGCGCCGCGAGGCGCTCCGCCAGATGGCCGCCGAGTCGCGTGACCGCACCGTCGAGTTCGATCCCGACGCGCCGCAGCGCGAGGACGATCAGGAGTAG